The following are encoded together in the Streptomyces rapamycinicus NRRL 5491 genome:
- a CDS encoding glycosyltransferase family 39 protein — MSISPALDTAGAGPRAHRASPEPPASRPAGRTGRAAVGLAPAGLALALGLWGIRRENSMWRDESTTYQVAHRDLADIWHLLGQADVVHGLYYLLMHGLFALWDGGIVALRLPSVLAMAAAAAGVGLLGQRLAGPRAGLAAGLVFPLFPVVQRYAQEGRSYALVCAVVVWATHLLLSAVARPRKRTWTGYAVVAALACLLHEFAILAVAAHGVALFRARVPAALGWAWGQAAAATALVLTPLVIVSQQQVALVGWISAPGTSQLLGFGVPALAGVLCARAPVPARGPIALGDLALPLLILPPAVLIAVSYLHPLYVDRYVIYVYVGLALLVGARLERLTRTSPAPRTAAAALAVVAVAALLPYSVQLRTPQSRIDDTMAAARAVRELSRPGDGVLFMPARRREPIMSSPGDFRGLEDLALAERPVPSGTLHGIELPAPRIRTRMLAAGRIVTVNDPPGQPLDDNPRENVKRGVLKKYFHRCAVRDVTGMRIVLYARPGSC; from the coding sequence ATGTCCATCTCGCCTGCCCTCGACACCGCCGGGGCCGGTCCACGCGCCCACCGGGCGTCCCCGGAGCCCCCGGCGTCCCGCCCCGCCGGGCGTACCGGGCGCGCCGCCGTCGGGCTCGCACCGGCCGGGCTGGCGCTGGCGCTCGGGCTGTGGGGGATCCGCCGCGAGAACAGCATGTGGCGGGACGAGTCGACGACGTATCAGGTCGCCCACCGCGACCTCGCCGACATCTGGCATCTGCTCGGCCAGGCCGATGTCGTCCACGGCCTGTACTACCTGCTCATGCACGGCCTGTTCGCCCTCTGGGACGGCGGTATTGTCGCCCTCCGGCTGCCCTCGGTGCTGGCCATGGCCGCCGCGGCCGCCGGGGTCGGACTGCTCGGGCAGCGGCTCGCGGGGCCCCGTGCCGGACTCGCCGCCGGGCTGGTCTTCCCGCTGTTCCCGGTGGTGCAGCGGTACGCGCAGGAAGGGCGCTCCTACGCCCTGGTCTGCGCCGTGGTCGTCTGGGCCACGCATCTGCTGCTGAGCGCGGTGGCCAGGCCCCGCAAGCGGACCTGGACCGGCTATGCCGTCGTCGCGGCGCTGGCCTGTCTGCTGCACGAGTTCGCGATCCTGGCCGTCGCCGCACACGGCGTCGCCCTGTTCCGGGCCCGGGTGCCGGCGGCGCTGGGCTGGGCCTGGGGCCAGGCCGCAGCGGCGACGGCCCTCGTGCTGACTCCGCTGGTGATCGTCAGTCAGCAGCAGGTGGCGCTGGTCGGCTGGATCTCAGCCCCGGGCACGAGCCAGCTGCTCGGCTTCGGCGTGCCCGCGCTGGCGGGCGTCCTGTGTGCCAGGGCGCCGGTCCCGGCGCGCGGGCCCATCGCGCTCGGCGATCTCGCGCTGCCCCTGCTGATCCTGCCCCCGGCCGTGCTGATCGCGGTGTCGTATCTGCACCCGCTGTACGTCGACCGCTACGTGATCTACGTCTACGTCGGCCTCGCACTGCTGGTGGGCGCGCGCCTGGAGCGGCTGACGCGCACCTCCCCGGCCCCGAGGACGGCGGCCGCCGCGCTGGCGGTGGTGGCGGTGGCCGCCCTGCTCCCGTACTCCGTCCAGCTGCGGACCCCGCAGAGCCGCATCGACGACACCATGGCCGCCGCACGTGCCGTACGGGAGCTGAGCCGGCCCGGCGACGGCGTGCTCTTCATGCCCGCCCGCCGCCGGGAACCGATCATGTCGAGTCCCGGGGACTTCCGCGGGCTGGAGGATCTGGCCCTGGCCGAGCGCCCGGTGCCCTCGGGCACCCTGCACGGCATCGAGCTGCCCGCGCCGCGCATCCGGACCCGGATGCTGGCGGCCGGCCGGATCGTCACGGTCAATGACCCGCCCGGCCAGCCACTGGACGACAACCCCCGGGAGAACGTCAAGCGGGGGGTGCTGAAGAAGTACTTCCACCGGTGTGCCGTCAGGGACGTCACGGGGATGCGGATCGTCCTGTACGCGCGCCCCGGCAGCTGCTGA
- a CDS encoding PPOX class F420-dependent oxidoreductase translates to MSPSIATNTQVGLDELLEFVRPRHRALLMTRRTDGSPQASPLTCGVDDSGRIVMSTYPERAKVRNAKRDAAVSLVVLSDEWNGPWVQIDGTAEVIDTPESVEPLVEYYRNIAGEHPDWDEYREAMRKQGKSLIRVTPERWGPVATGGFPARLVEDEG, encoded by the coding sequence ATGAGCCCCTCCATCGCCACCAACACCCAAGTCGGCCTCGACGAACTGCTGGAGTTCGTACGCCCGCGCCACCGTGCGCTGCTGATGACCCGCCGGACGGATGGCTCGCCCCAGGCGTCCCCGCTGACCTGCGGAGTCGACGACTCCGGCCGGATCGTGATGTCCACCTACCCCGAGCGTGCCAAGGTGCGCAACGCCAAGCGCGACGCCGCCGTGAGCCTCGTCGTGCTGTCCGACGAATGGAACGGCCCGTGGGTGCAGATCGACGGCACCGCCGAGGTGATCGACACCCCGGAGTCCGTCGAGCCGCTGGTCGAGTACTACCGCAATATCGCGGGCGAGCACCCGGACTGGGACGAGTACCGCGAGGCCATGCGCAAGCAGGGCAAGTCGCTGATCCGGGTCACCCCCGAGCGCTGGGGCCCGGTGGCCACGGGCGGCTTCCCGGCCCGGCTGGTGGAGGACGAGGGCTGA
- a CDS encoding S1 family peptidase has translation MRNTLKHIKRASALGAVALAAFSLTPGSASAQPTGPEPSPSVVGGTRAAQGEFPFMVRLSMGCGGALYTQDIVLTAAHCVDGSGANTSITATAGVVDLQSSSAIKVKSTRVLQAPGYNGTGKDWALIKLAKPINQPTLKIAETTAYNKGDFTVAGWGAAVEGGGQQRYLLKASVPFVDDATCKSAYDELVTGEEICAGKMAEGGVDTCQGDSGGPMFRKDDGGQWIQVGIVSWGEGCARPGKPGVYTEVSTFAKDIKAGATQLGG, from the coding sequence TTGCGGAACACGCTGAAGCACATCAAGAGAGCCTCGGCCCTCGGCGCGGTCGCCCTCGCCGCCTTCAGCCTCACCCCCGGCAGCGCCAGCGCCCAGCCCACCGGCCCCGAGCCGAGCCCCTCCGTGGTCGGCGGCACCCGCGCCGCGCAGGGCGAATTCCCCTTCATGGTCCGGCTGTCCATGGGCTGTGGTGGCGCGCTCTACACCCAGGACATCGTCCTCACCGCCGCCCACTGTGTGGACGGCAGCGGCGCCAACACCTCCATCACCGCCACCGCGGGCGTCGTGGACCTCCAGAGCTCGAGCGCCATCAAGGTCAAGTCCACCCGGGTGCTCCAGGCCCCGGGCTACAACGGCACCGGCAAGGACTGGGCGCTCATCAAGCTCGCCAAGCCGATCAACCAGCCCACCCTGAAGATCGCCGAGACCACGGCGTACAACAAGGGAGACTTCACCGTGGCCGGCTGGGGCGCCGCGGTCGAGGGCGGCGGCCAGCAGCGCTACCTGCTGAAGGCCAGCGTGCCGTTCGTCGACGACGCCACCTGCAAGTCCGCCTACGACGAGCTCGTCACCGGCGAGGAGATCTGCGCCGGGAAGATGGCCGAGGGCGGCGTGGACACCTGCCAGGGCGACTCCGGCGGCCCGATGTTCCGCAAGGACGACGGCGGCCAGTGGATCCAGGTCGGCATCGTCAGCTGGGGCGAGGGCTGCGCACGGCCCGGTAAGCCCGGTGTCTACACCGAGGTGAGCACCTTCGCCAAGGACATCAAGGCGGGTGCGACCCAGCTCGGCGGCTGA
- a CDS encoding VOC family protein yields the protein MIATLQCTVIDCPDPAALAAFYGRILGWRLNDADPEWATLTAEDGRKLAFQLAPDHQPPRWPDPAHPQQIHLDFDVETRADAERAQRELIELGATFLRDSGGERSGFRVFNDPAGHPFCICYGQMEPS from the coding sequence ATGATCGCGACGCTTCAGTGCACCGTCATCGACTGCCCCGACCCCGCCGCGCTGGCCGCCTTCTACGGCAGGATCCTGGGCTGGCGGCTGAACGACGCCGATCCCGAGTGGGCGACCCTGACCGCCGAGGACGGCCGTAAGCTGGCCTTCCAGCTGGCGCCGGACCACCAGCCGCCGCGCTGGCCGGACCCGGCCCACCCGCAGCAGATCCATCTGGACTTCGACGTGGAGACGCGCGCGGACGCGGAGCGGGCGCAGCGCGAGCTGATCGAGCTCGGGGCGACGTTCCTGCGTGACAGCGGCGGGGAGCGTTCGGGGTTCCGGGTCTTCAACGATCCGGCCGGGCACCCGTTCTGCATTTGCTACGGACAGATGGAACCGAGCTGA
- a CDS encoding chorismate mutase, with translation MTHSTSDHTAGQPATPGDPEGIDPSVLDELTRLRDSIDNIDAAVVHMLAERFKCTQQVGHLKAAHRLPPADPAREARQITRLRQLAESAKLDPGFAEKLLNFIIAEVIRHHETIARSDNGTEGPEGALR, from the coding sequence ATGACGCACAGCACGAGCGACCACACCGCCGGACAGCCGGCGACGCCGGGCGACCCCGAGGGGATCGACCCGTCCGTCCTCGACGAGCTGACCCGGTTGCGTGACAGCATCGACAACATCGACGCGGCCGTGGTCCATATGCTCGCCGAGCGCTTCAAATGCACCCAGCAGGTCGGCCACCTCAAGGCCGCCCACCGGCTCCCCCCGGCCGACCCGGCCCGTGAGGCGCGTCAGATCACCCGGCTGCGGCAGCTCGCCGAGAGCGCCAAGCTCGACCCCGGCTTCGCCGAGAAGCTGCTCAACTTCATCATCGCCGAGGTCATCCGGCACCACGAGACCATCGCACGCTCCGACAACGGCACCGAGGGGCCCGAGGGCGCACTCCGGTAG
- the pepN gene encoding aminopeptidase N gives MSVLTREEAQNRARLIEVHSYTIDLDLTRGEELFGSTTTIRFSARQAGADTFAELQPAALHRAVLDGRELDLTGETAEALAGGRLPLTGLGEGEHELRVETDMRYSHTGEGMHRFTDPADGETYLYTMCCMSDANGVFTAFDQPDLKAVFDVRVTAPPEWTVLGNGIATRVGAPEEGRWQLAPTPPISTYLMALAAGPYHSVRTEHAGLPFGLHVRRSLAPHLEADADELFDITRRCFDRYHELFEEPYPFDSYDQAFVPEFNSGAMENPGLVTFRDEYVFRSAVTDAERQTRAMVIAHEMAHMWFGDLVTMKWWDDIWLNESFAEYMGYQILTETTRYTDTWADFGVRRKNWGYDADQRPSTHPVAPAPELVPDTAAARLNFDGISYAKGASALRQLVTWLGEKTFLDGINDHFTRHRFGNATLADFIDSLARSSGRDVHAWADRWLRTTGVDTLAPVVTANGDRWSAEIRHQGGGPDGDAPVRRPHRIAIGLYDHAPAAPHQLVLRERVEAELDGAEPGLSLSFTGPRPDLLLLNDGDLTYAKIRLDPASWKAVHRSLSGLPDAVSRAVVWNAARDMVRDGDLPATDYLEAARAHLPHETDIAIVQGVLAFARTQIADRYLPADRRPAALATIGATCRDLLRRTEDGSGDGLRLAAVRTFIGSATAPAELSDWLDGDTVPGGPALDPELRWQILGRLAVLGAVGPADIDAERARDSSATGQEGAARCRAALPDAAAKEAAWQTLFGGGEDDRNTDGQGAGGQGAGGQGAELSNYLAIATVAGFWQPEHHDVLVDYVPRYFPAAVALGARRGAVIADTVARFGFPSTVDAETLRLGEEWIASSDAVPALRRRLADQIDDLRRALRVREKQGG, from the coding sequence ATGTCCGTACTGACGCGCGAGGAAGCGCAGAACCGAGCCCGCCTCATCGAGGTCCACAGCTACACGATCGACCTCGACCTCACCCGCGGGGAGGAGCTCTTCGGCTCCACCACGACCATCCGCTTCAGCGCGCGCCAGGCGGGCGCGGACACCTTCGCCGAGCTCCAGCCGGCCGCCCTCCACCGCGCCGTGCTCGACGGCCGGGAGCTCGACCTCACCGGCGAGACCGCCGAGGCGCTCGCGGGCGGCCGGCTCCCGCTCACCGGGCTCGGTGAGGGCGAGCACGAGCTGCGCGTCGAGACCGACATGCGCTACTCCCACACCGGCGAGGGCATGCACCGCTTCACCGACCCCGCCGACGGCGAGACGTACCTCTACACCATGTGCTGCATGTCGGACGCGAACGGCGTCTTCACCGCGTTCGACCAGCCCGACCTCAAGGCCGTCTTCGACGTCCGCGTCACCGCCCCGCCCGAGTGGACCGTCCTCGGCAACGGCATCGCCACCCGCGTCGGCGCCCCCGAGGAGGGCCGCTGGCAGCTCGCGCCCACCCCGCCCATCAGCACCTATCTGATGGCCCTGGCCGCCGGCCCGTACCACTCGGTGCGCACCGAGCACGCCGGACTCCCCTTCGGGCTGCATGTCCGCCGCTCCCTCGCGCCCCACCTCGAGGCCGACGCCGACGAGCTCTTCGACATCACCCGGCGCTGCTTCGACCGCTACCACGAGCTCTTCGAGGAGCCGTACCCCTTCGACTCCTACGACCAGGCGTTCGTCCCCGAGTTCAACTCGGGTGCCATGGAGAACCCGGGCCTGGTCACCTTCCGCGACGAATACGTCTTCCGCTCCGCCGTCACCGACGCCGAGCGCCAGACCCGCGCCATGGTCATCGCCCATGAGATGGCCCATATGTGGTTCGGCGACCTCGTCACCATGAAGTGGTGGGACGACATCTGGCTGAACGAGTCCTTCGCCGAGTACATGGGCTACCAGATCCTCACCGAGACCACCCGCTACACCGACACCTGGGCCGACTTCGGCGTCCGCCGCAAGAACTGGGGCTACGACGCCGACCAGCGCCCCTCCACCCACCCGGTCGCCCCCGCGCCCGAGCTGGTCCCCGACACCGCCGCCGCCCGCCTCAACTTCGACGGCATCTCCTACGCCAAGGGCGCCTCCGCGCTCCGCCAGCTCGTCACCTGGCTCGGCGAGAAGACCTTCCTCGACGGCATCAACGACCACTTCACCCGGCACCGCTTCGGCAACGCCACCCTCGCCGACTTCATCGACTCCCTGGCCCGCTCCTCCGGCCGCGACGTCCACGCCTGGGCCGACCGCTGGCTGCGCACCACCGGGGTCGACACCCTCGCCCCCGTCGTCACCGCGAACGGCGACCGCTGGAGCGCCGAGATCCGCCACCAGGGCGGCGGCCCGGACGGGGACGCCCCCGTCAGGCGCCCGCACCGCATCGCCATCGGCCTGTACGACCACGCGCCCGCGGCCCCGCACCAGCTGGTCCTGCGCGAGCGCGTCGAGGCCGAGCTCGACGGCGCCGAGCCCGGCCTCAGCCTCTCCTTCACCGGGCCCCGGCCCGATCTGCTGCTGCTGAACGACGGCGACCTCACCTACGCCAAGATCCGGCTCGACCCCGCCTCCTGGAAGGCCGTCCACCGCTCGCTGTCCGGCCTCCCCGACGCCGTCAGCCGCGCCGTGGTCTGGAACGCCGCCCGCGACATGGTGCGCGACGGCGACCTGCCCGCCACCGACTACCTCGAGGCCGCCCGCGCCCATCTGCCGCACGAGACCGACATAGCGATCGTCCAGGGCGTCCTCGCCTTCGCCCGCACCCAGATCGCCGACCGCTACCTCCCCGCGGACCGGCGCCCCGCCGCGCTGGCCACCATCGGCGCCACCTGCCGCGATCTGCTGCGCCGCACCGAGGACGGCTCCGGGGACGGGCTGCGGCTCGCCGCGGTCCGTACGTTCATCGGCAGCGCCACCGCGCCCGCCGAGCTCAGCGACTGGCTCGACGGCGACACCGTCCCCGGCGGCCCCGCCCTCGACCCCGAGCTGCGCTGGCAGATCCTCGGCCGCCTCGCCGTCCTCGGCGCCGTCGGCCCCGCCGACATCGACGCCGAACGCGCCCGCGACTCCAGCGCCACCGGCCAGGAGGGCGCCGCCCGCTGCCGGGCCGCCCTGCCGGACGCGGCGGCGAAGGAGGCCGCGTGGCAGACCCTCTTCGGCGGCGGCGAGGACGACCGGAACACGGACGGCCAGGGTGCCGGTGGTCAGGGTGCCGGTGGTCAGGGGGCCGAGCTCTCCAACTACCTGGCCATCGCGACCGTCGCGGGCTTCTGGCAGCCCGAGCACCACGACGTCCTCGTCGACTACGTGCCGCGCTACTTCCCGGCCGCCGTCGCGCTGGGTGCCCGCCGGGGCGCCGTCATCGCCGACACCGTCGCCCGCTTCGGCTTCCCGAGCACCGTCGACGCCGAGACCCTGCGCCTGGGCGAGGAGTGGATCGCGTCCTCCGACGCCGTTCCCGCCCTCCGCCGCCGCCTCGCCGACCAGATCGACGACCTGCGGCGCGCCCTGCGCGTACGGGAGAAGCAGGGCGGGTGA
- a CDS encoding TetR/AcrR family transcriptional regulator, translated as MSAIKERRERERAQRHQLIITAARELAEAEGWEAVTTRRLAERVEYSQPVLYSHFSGKDAIVRAVSIDGFGELAAHLRRARLAAPEPGQALHAVCRAYLEFATERPALYQAMFVMPTDVKFAHVDTPPQLRAGFDEFVSCYRPDNARRQLFAEVIWSALHGIAVLSDSGRIPPDTQDERLDFLITQLADTPS; from the coding sequence ATGTCCGCCATCAAAGAGCGCCGCGAACGTGAACGTGCCCAACGCCATCAGCTGATCATCACAGCAGCCCGCGAACTCGCCGAGGCCGAAGGCTGGGAGGCGGTGACGACGCGAAGGCTCGCCGAGCGCGTCGAGTACAGCCAGCCCGTGCTCTACAGCCACTTCAGCGGGAAGGACGCCATCGTGCGCGCCGTCTCGATCGACGGCTTCGGCGAACTCGCCGCCCACCTGCGCCGTGCCCGGCTGGCCGCCCCCGAGCCAGGGCAGGCCCTGCACGCCGTATGCCGCGCCTATCTGGAGTTCGCCACCGAGCGGCCCGCCCTCTACCAGGCCATGTTCGTCATGCCGACCGACGTGAAGTTCGCGCACGTCGACACCCCGCCCCAACTGCGCGCCGGCTTCGACGAATTCGTCAGCTGCTACCGCCCGGACAACGCGCGGCGCCAACTGTTCGCCGAAGTCATCTGGAGCGCGTTGCACGGCATCGCCGTCCTGTCGGACAGCGGCCGCATCCCCCCGGACACTCAGGATGAGCGCCTCGACTTCCTCATCACCCAGCTCGCCGACACCCCGAGCTGA
- a CDS encoding pyridoxal phosphate-dependent decarboxylase family protein, with the protein MPVPAAGTARLLAGGQSGPDVLRPMVDTVLDALAHGAADRGGPLPAGGPAAVARRIRGAARPLIPDEGEGPHHALRGLVRALAHGAAEPADPRCTAHLHCPPLAVATAADLAVSALNPSLDSWDQAPAACALEALTCRALAELVHPHGPDPDALVTTGGTESNQLGLLLAREAARGAPLRIVRGANGHHSVQRAAWLLGLDEPLTLPTPGGVLDPVALHTALDRPSDAPTLVVATAGTTDTGAIDPLPDIADVCDHHAATLHIDAAYGAPLLFSDTLHKRLHGLDRARTVALDLHKLGWQPVAAGLLAVPDGAALAALAHHADYLNADDDTEAGLPDLLGRSLRTTRRPDIFKIAVTLRALGRRGLGELVDHVCAAAQHLADLIEARPGLELHARPTISTVLFRPTGAPPATVAALRRRLLHHGAAVLGRAATPEGLWLKATVLNPHIQPDDLRGLLELVEGNTTP; encoded by the coding sequence ATGCCCGTGCCCGCAGCCGGAACCGCCCGCCTCCTCGCCGGGGGCCAGAGCGGACCGGACGTGCTCCGCCCGATGGTCGACACCGTCCTGGACGCCCTCGCTCACGGCGCCGCCGACCGCGGTGGGCCCCTCCCGGCCGGGGGACCGGCCGCGGTGGCCCGGCGGATACGCGGTGCGGCCCGGCCGCTCATCCCCGACGAGGGGGAGGGGCCCCACCACGCGCTGCGCGGCCTCGTCCGCGCCCTCGCCCACGGCGCCGCCGAACCCGCCGACCCCCGCTGCACCGCCCATCTGCACTGTCCGCCGCTCGCCGTCGCCACCGCCGCCGACCTCGCGGTCTCCGCGCTCAACCCCTCCCTCGACTCCTGGGACCAGGCCCCCGCAGCCTGTGCGCTGGAGGCGCTGACCTGCCGCGCCCTCGCCGAACTCGTCCACCCCCACGGCCCCGACCCCGACGCCCTCGTCACCACCGGCGGCACCGAATCCAACCAACTCGGCCTGCTCCTCGCCCGCGAGGCCGCCCGGGGCGCTCCGCTCCGTATCGTCCGCGGCGCCAACGGTCACCACAGCGTCCAGCGCGCCGCCTGGCTGCTCGGGCTGGACGAGCCCCTCACCCTCCCCACCCCCGGCGGCGTCCTCGACCCGGTCGCGCTCCACACCGCCCTCGACCGGCCGTCCGACGCCCCCACCCTCGTCGTCGCCACCGCCGGCACCACCGACACCGGGGCCATCGACCCGCTCCCCGACATCGCCGACGTCTGCGACCACCACGCCGCCACCCTCCACATCGACGCCGCCTACGGTGCGCCGCTCCTGTTCAGCGACACCCTCCACAAGCGGCTCCACGGGCTCGACCGCGCCCGTACCGTCGCCCTCGACCTGCACAAACTCGGCTGGCAGCCGGTGGCCGCGGGCCTCCTCGCCGTGCCCGACGGCGCCGCGCTCGCCGCGCTGGCCCACCACGCCGACTACCTCAACGCCGACGACGACACCGAAGCGGGCCTGCCCGATCTGCTCGGCCGCTCGCTCCGCACCACCCGCCGTCCCGACATCTTCAAGATCGCCGTCACGCTGCGGGCGCTCGGCCGCCGCGGTCTCGGCGAGCTCGTGGACCACGTGTGCGCGGCCGCCCAGCACCTCGCCGACCTCATCGAGGCGCGCCCCGGGCTCGAGCTCCACGCCCGCCCCACCATCAGCACCGTCCTCTTCCGCCCCACCGGGGCACCGCCCGCCACCGTCGCCGCGCTGCGCCGCCGCCTCCTCCACCACGGGGCGGCCGTCCTCGGCCGCGCCGCCACACCCGAGGGGCTGTGGCTCAAGGCCACCGTTCTCAACCCGCACATCCAGCCCGACGATCTGCGCGGGCTGCTCGAACTCGTGGAAGGCAACACCACCCCATGA
- a CDS encoding lysine N(6)-hydroxylase/L-ornithine N(5)-oxygenase family protein translates to MSTAQPPNSAAGPASDTDRPVDLAGIGIGPFNLSLAALAHGVPALRTACYEQRPAFHWHPGLLIDGATIQVPFLADLVTLADPGSPWTFLQYLKAHERLFPFYVAERFHIERAEYDAYCRWVSEQLPGLHFDHRVDAVRWDHEYELFEIDFTRLGPAADTPASDATGTDEECRALGRVYARNLVLGVGTEPYVPEPLRPLADAPNVPVLHSSDYLEHRERLLATGHVTVIGSGQSGAEVFLDLLRNRPLGAEGLHWMARTPAFAPMEYSKLGLEQFSPDYTRYFHTLPEPVRDQLLPRQWQLYKGIAHETLDAIHHELYRRAMHSDGWPGAVLTPGVTVRTAGRIAAAQLELHLEHTEQGTRARHTTEAVVLATGYRERRVDTLLAALDPYIRRDASERPRVDADHRLVLDPMIKGSVYVQNAERHTHGVGTPDLGLAAWRSAVILNALLAEPAYRLPSRTAFTAFGLQPSGRCGTVIGNPHLPDQRTPLTPTRT, encoded by the coding sequence ATGAGCACCGCACAACCCCCCAATTCCGCCGCCGGTCCCGCATCCGACACCGACCGGCCCGTGGACCTGGCCGGTATCGGCATCGGCCCGTTCAACCTCTCCCTCGCCGCCCTCGCCCACGGCGTCCCCGCCCTGCGCACCGCCTGCTACGAGCAGCGGCCCGCCTTCCACTGGCACCCCGGCCTCCTCATCGACGGCGCGACCATCCAAGTCCCCTTCCTCGCCGACCTGGTGACCCTCGCCGACCCCGGCAGCCCCTGGACCTTCCTCCAGTACCTCAAGGCCCATGAGCGGCTCTTCCCCTTCTACGTCGCCGAGCGCTTCCACATCGAGCGCGCCGAGTACGACGCCTACTGCCGCTGGGTCAGCGAACAGCTCCCCGGACTCCACTTCGACCACCGCGTGGACGCCGTCCGCTGGGACCACGAATACGAGCTGTTCGAAATCGACTTCACCCGGCTCGGCCCGGCCGCCGACACCCCCGCGTCCGATGCGACCGGAACCGACGAGGAGTGCAGGGCCCTCGGCCGCGTCTACGCCCGCAACCTCGTCCTCGGCGTCGGCACCGAGCCGTACGTCCCCGAACCCCTGCGCCCACTCGCCGACGCCCCCAACGTCCCCGTCCTCCACTCCTCCGACTACCTCGAACACCGCGAGCGGCTCCTGGCCACCGGCCACGTCACCGTCATCGGCTCCGGCCAGTCCGGCGCCGAGGTCTTCCTCGACCTGCTGCGCAACCGCCCCCTCGGCGCCGAGGGGCTCCACTGGATGGCCCGCACGCCCGCCTTCGCGCCCATGGAGTACAGCAAGCTCGGCCTGGAGCAGTTCAGCCCCGATTACACCCGCTACTTCCACACCCTGCCCGAGCCCGTCCGCGACCAGCTGCTGCCCCGCCAGTGGCAGCTCTACAAGGGCATCGCCCACGAGACGCTCGACGCCATCCACCACGAGCTCTACCGCCGCGCCATGCACTCCGACGGCTGGCCCGGCGCCGTGCTCACCCCCGGGGTCACCGTCCGCACCGCCGGCCGTATCGCCGCCGCCCAGCTCGAACTCCACCTGGAACACACCGAGCAGGGCACCCGGGCCCGCCACACCACCGAGGCCGTCGTCCTCGCCACCGGCTACCGCGAGCGCCGCGTCGACACCCTCCTCGCCGCCCTCGACCCCTACATCCGCCGGGACGCCTCCGAGCGCCCCCGCGTCGACGCCGACCACCGGCTGGTCCTCGATCCCATGATCAAGGGCTCGGTGTACGTCCAGAACGCCGAGCGCCACACCCATGGCGTCGGCACCCCCGACCTCGGCCTCGCCGCCTGGCGCTCCGCCGTCATCCTCAACGCGCTGCTCGCGGAGCCCGCCTACCGGCTGCCGTCCCGCACCGCGTTCACCGCCTTCGGGCTCCAGCCGTCGGGGCGGTGCGGCACCGTGATCGGCAACCCGCACCTCCCCGACCAGCGCACCCCCCTCACCCCGACGCGGACCTGA
- a CDS encoding TetR family transcriptional regulator, translating to MGRWEPGAGGRLREAALALYLERGFEQTMVADIAERAGVTARTFFRYFADKREVLFDGASELEERSVAALEGAPATASALDAVAAALDAVAEVVGGDREFARTRQTVIMANADLRERELIKLASMSAVLADRLRRRGIDDAEASLATETGIAVFRVAYERWINATEDRDLRDVIRETLAQLRALTATG from the coding sequence ATGGGACGGTGGGAACCTGGAGCCGGTGGCCGACTGCGCGAGGCCGCGCTGGCGCTGTATCTGGAACGTGGCTTCGAGCAGACCATGGTTGCCGATATAGCCGAACGGGCCGGTGTCACCGCCCGCACCTTCTTCCGGTACTTCGCCGACAAGCGCGAGGTTCTCTTCGACGGGGCGTCCGAACTGGAGGAAAGGTCGGTTGCCGCCCTGGAGGGGGCGCCGGCCACGGCATCGGCGCTGGACGCCGTCGCGGCCGCGCTCGACGCGGTGGCCGAGGTGGTCGGCGGCGACCGTGAGTTCGCACGGACACGGCAGACGGTGATCATGGCCAACGCCGATCTCCGCGAACGTGAGTTGATCAAGCTCGCGTCCATGTCGGCCGTCCTGGCCGACAGGTTGCGGCGGCGGGGTATCGACGACGCCGAGGCCAGCCTGGCCACCGAGACCGGCATCGCGGTGTTCCGCGTCGCCTATGAACGATGGATCAACGCCACCGAGGACCGCGACTTGCGCGATGTCATCCGCGAGACGCTGGCCCAGCTGCGGGCACTGACCGCCACCGGCTGA